In Bosea vestrisii, the following are encoded in one genomic region:
- a CDS encoding AbrB family transcriptional regulator yields MRDLLRDAVNGISELSPRRFPWRRFLFALALGTLGGWLFAYYRLPLPWMLGSMVFCTAAAIARTPVAAPSVIRPPMSAVIGVLLGSGFKPEIVAQMPNWLPTLGGLVLFMVACGLCCVTYFRRVAGYDPVTAFFSGMPGGLVEMVITGEEKGGDARTIALIHSARILLVVMTLPFIVQWLEGVSLGINRNQGPSVFQTSALGWFWLIASAIAGVMLAHALRLPAKQLLGPMLVSAVVHLVGLSDSVPPYEIVNVAQLILGVTIGCRFVGTPPQAILRILVLSLGSTVILVVLTLVFAFAVAHVSSYKPVPLILAYSPGGLAEMSLIALALHTEVAFVAAHHIIRVFLVMIGAGPLFGVIVGKKP; encoded by the coding sequence ATGCGGGATCTGCTGAGGGATGCGGTCAACGGCATCAGCGAATTGTCGCCGCGCCGCTTTCCCTGGCGCCGTTTCCTCTTCGCCCTCGCCCTCGGCACGCTCGGCGGCTGGCTCTTCGCCTATTACCGCCTGCCGCTGCCCTGGATGCTGGGCTCGATGGTGTTCTGCACCGCCGCCGCCATCGCCCGCACACCGGTGGCGGCACCGTCAGTGATCCGCCCGCCGATGTCAGCGGTGATCGGCGTGCTGCTCGGCTCCGGCTTCAAGCCGGAAATCGTCGCGCAGATGCCGAACTGGCTGCCGACGCTCGGCGGCCTCGTGCTGTTCATGGTCGCCTGCGGCCTGTGCTGCGTCACTTACTTTCGCCGCGTCGCCGGCTACGATCCCGTGACGGCCTTCTTCTCCGGCATGCCGGGCGGCCTCGTCGAGATGGTGATCACCGGCGAGGAGAAGGGCGGCGATGCCCGCACCATCGCGTTGATCCATTCCGCCCGCATCCTCCTGGTGGTGATGACGCTGCCCTTCATCGTGCAATGGCTCGAAGGCGTCTCGCTCGGCATCAACCGCAACCAGGGCCCATCGGTGTTTCAGACGTCGGCGCTGGGCTGGTTCTGGCTGATAGCCAGCGCGATCGCCGGGGTGATGCTCGCCCATGCTTTGCGACTGCCGGCGAAGCAGTTGCTCGGGCCGATGCTGGTCTCGGCCGTCGTGCATCTCGTCGGCCTCAGCGATTCCGTGCCGCCCTACGAGATCGTCAACGTCGCCCAGCTGATCCTCGGCGTCACCATCGGCTGCCGCTTCGTCGGCACGCCGCCGCAGGCGATCCTGCGCATCCTCGTGCTCTCGCTCGGCTCGACCGTGATCCTGGTGGTGCTGACGCTGGTCTTCGCCTTCGCGGTGGCGCATGTCTCGAGCTACAAGCCGGTACCCCTGATCCTGGCCTACTCGCCCGGGGGCCTCGCCGAGATGAGCCTGATCGCGCTGGCGCTGCACACCGAAGTCGCCTTCGTCGCGGCCCATCACATCATCAGGGTCTTTCTGGTGATGATCGGCGCCGGCCCGCTCTTCGGCGTCATCGTCGGGAAGAAACCCTAG
- a CDS encoding DMT family transporter: MSEDRLSEATGRGSEGVGLAEALPVSADEDGSPAEPPESSGPERPLPPVLSTPSRESWLATRRNRAGLWWRRASPNLRGTVYMITALLVYAVMVGAFKHLGTAIPLVETLMIRQIIMSAVIVAIAGRSLKQALKTDRPGLQIFRGLITLASMLCGFSALIHIPLAQATSISFSQVLFVTVAAVLILKERVDRARWVATVLGFAGVLIMLNPSADGLNFWALMSLCGALFGAGITISVRILGTSERTETILIYQGLVLMVVLAWPAWALWVWPTAEQRFWLVLLSLFGTAGQWLITKAYQVGEASALAPLDFSRLILAVFTGFVFFAEIPTLTTLIGAAIVIGATLYTMRRNARGRVGADLSTPP; this comes from the coding sequence ATGAGCGAAGACCGCCTTTCGGAAGCGACCGGTCGCGGCAGCGAAGGCGTCGGCTTGGCCGAGGCACTGCCTGTTTCGGCCGACGAGGACGGCAGTCCGGCAGAGCCTCCCGAATCCAGCGGCCCTGAACGGCCGCTACCGCCGGTTCTCTCCACCCCCTCTCGCGAGAGCTGGCTCGCGACCCGCCGCAATCGCGCCGGCCTGTGGTGGCGCAGGGCGAGCCCAAACTTACGCGGCACCGTCTACATGATCACCGCGCTGCTGGTTTACGCGGTAATGGTCGGCGCCTTCAAACATCTCGGCACGGCGATCCCGCTGGTCGAGACGCTGATGATCCGCCAGATCATCATGAGCGCCGTGATCGTCGCCATTGCCGGCCGCAGCCTGAAACAGGCATTGAAGACGGACCGGCCCGGCCTGCAGATCTTCCGCGGCCTGATCACCCTGGCTTCGATGCTCTGCGGCTTCAGCGCCCTCATCCACATACCGCTGGCCCAGGCGACCTCGATCAGCTTCAGCCAGGTGCTGTTCGTCACCGTCGCCGCCGTGCTGATCCTGAAGGAGCGCGTCGATCGGGCGCGTTGGGTCGCGACCGTACTCGGCTTTGCCGGCGTGCTGATCATGCTCAACCCGTCGGCCGATGGGCTGAACTTCTGGGCGCTGATGTCGCTTTGCGGTGCGCTGTTCGGCGCCGGCATCACCATCAGCGTGCGCATCCTCGGCACCAGCGAGCGGACCGAGACGATCCTGATCTATCAGGGCCTGGTGCTGATGGTCGTGCTCGCCTGGCCGGCCTGGGCCCTCTGGGTCTGGCCGACAGCCGAGCAACGGTTCTGGCTGGTGCTGCTCAGCCTGTTCGGTACCGCCGGGCAATGGCTGATCACCAAGGCCTATCAGGTCGGCGAGGCGTCGGCGCTGGCGCCGCTCGATTTCAGCCGCTTGATCCTGGCTGTTTTCACCGGCTTCGTCTTCTTCGCCGAGATACCGACGCTGACGACACTCATCGGCGCGGCCATCGTCATCGGCGCGACGCTCTACACCATGCGCCGCAATGCCCGCGGCCGGGTCGGCGCCGACCTGTCCACCCCGCCCTGA
- a CDS encoding acetamidase/formamidase family protein produces the protein MTHHQLDASLATCHWGYFDAGLKPVLEIESGDSVTIRTVTGGPAHLPEGNATIPPEIHEIHEKAERMVPGHILTGPIAVKGAKPGQVLEVQIRSVKPRTDFGYTMFRPLGGTLPDEFDYHAFRYIHLDRERKVANLPWGMELPLSPFFGVMGTAPPAHWGRLTSLIPRAFGGNLDNKELGAGATLYLPVFVEGALFSCGDGHGAQGDGEVCITAIETALEGTFEFYLREDLSFAMPRGETKTHHITMGIDPDLDICAQNALREMIGLITSQTKLTRDEAYMLCSLAADLRVTQTVNGSKGIHCMLPKSLVA, from the coding sequence ATGACGCATCATCAGCTCGATGCCTCCCTCGCCACCTGCCATTGGGGCTATTTCGACGCCGGGCTGAAGCCGGTGCTGGAGATCGAGAGCGGCGACAGCGTCACCATCCGCACCGTCACCGGCGGCCCCGCCCACCTGCCCGAGGGCAATGCGACGATCCCGCCGGAGATCCACGAGATCCATGAAAAGGCCGAGCGCATGGTGCCCGGCCATATCCTCACCGGTCCGATCGCGGTGAAGGGCGCCAAGCCTGGCCAGGTGCTGGAGGTGCAGATCAGGAGCGTGAAGCCGCGCACCGATTTTGGCTACACCATGTTCCGCCCGCTCGGCGGCACGCTGCCGGACGAGTTCGATTATCACGCCTTCCGCTACATCCATCTCGACCGCGAGCGGAAAGTCGCGAACCTGCCCTGGGGCATGGAATTGCCGCTTTCGCCCTTCTTCGGCGTGATGGGCACGGCGCCGCCGGCGCATTGGGGCCGGCTGACCTCGCTGATCCCGCGCGCCTTCGGCGGCAATCTCGACAACAAGGAATTGGGTGCCGGCGCGACCCTCTATCTGCCTGTTTTCGTCGAGGGCGCCCTGTTCTCCTGCGGCGACGGCCATGGCGCCCAAGGCGATGGCGAGGTCTGCATCACTGCGATCGAGACGGCGCTGGAAGGCACCTTCGAATTCTACCTGCGCGAGGATCTCTCCTTCGCAATGCCGCGCGGCGAGACCAAGACCCACCACATCACCATGGGGATCGACCCCGATCTCGATATCTGCGCCCAGAATGCGTTGAGGGAGATGATCGGCCTGATCACCTCGCAGACGAAGCTGACGCGGGACGAGGCCTATATGCTCTGCAGCCTCGCCGCCGATCTGCGCGTGACCCAGACGGTCAACGGCTCCAAGGGCATCCACTGCATGCTGCCGAAGAGCCTGGTGGCGTAA
- a CDS encoding aldo/keto reductase, with amino-acid sequence MTQAFGAGGPVVSRIGQGTWNIERAARSEAIAALRRGLDLGLSHIDSAEMYGDGRAEEITGEAIDGRRDEVFLVSKVLPHNASKAGTRKACEQSLRRLRTDRLDCYLLHWRGSYPLAETFAAFEDLRAEGKILSWGVSNFDVADLDEALRVVGPGRIACNQVLYHLRERAIEHAVIPWCERHGVAVTAYSPFGQDDFPEERSAQGKVLAEIASAHGASPRQIALAFLTRKPSVFAIPKAAKAGHAQDNASALGLQLGDEDIARLDAAFPRGPKPRGLPML; translated from the coding sequence ATGACACAGGCTTTCGGCGCGGGCGGTCCAGTGGTCTCGCGGATCGGCCAGGGCACCTGGAACATCGAACGCGCAGCGCGCAGCGAAGCGATCGCGGCGCTGCGGCGCGGACTCGACCTCGGGCTCTCGCATATCGACAGCGCCGAGATGTATGGCGATGGCCGCGCCGAGGAGATCACCGGCGAAGCGATCGACGGGCGGCGCGACGAGGTCTTCCTGGTTTCCAAGGTGTTGCCGCACAACGCCTCGAAGGCCGGAACCCGCAAGGCCTGCGAGCAATCGCTGCGCCGGCTCAGGACAGACCGGCTCGACTGCTATTTGCTGCACTGGCGCGGCTCATATCCGCTGGCCGAGACCTTCGCGGCGTTCGAAGACCTCCGGGCCGAGGGCAAGATCCTGTCCTGGGGCGTCAGCAATTTCGACGTCGCCGATCTCGACGAGGCGCTGCGCGTCGTCGGGCCCGGCAGGATCGCCTGCAACCAGGTACTCTACCATCTGCGCGAACGGGCGATCGAACATGCGGTGATCCCCTGGTGCGAGAGGCACGGCGTCGCCGTCACCGCCTACAGCCCGTTCGGGCAGGATGATTTCCCGGAGGAGCGCTCGGCACAAGGCAAGGTGCTGGCCGAGATCGCCAGCGCGCATGGCGCGAGCCCGCGTCAGATCGCGCTCGCTTTCCTGACGCGCAAGCCAAGCGTCTTCGCGATCCCGAAAGCGGCGAAGGCTGGCCATGCGCAGGACAATGCCAGCGCGCTCGGGCTGCAGCTGGGCGACGAGGACATAGCCCGGCTCGACGCCGCCTTCCCGCGCGGGCCAAAGCCGCGCGGGCTGCCGATGCTGTAG
- a CDS encoding bifunctional folylpolyglutamate synthase/dihydrofolate synthase, with the protein MSTSDLLLARFLALHPKLIDLSLGRILRLLERLGDPQKKLPPVIHVAGTNGKGSTIAFMRAILEAAGLSVHVYTSPHLVRFHERIRLGRPGGGRFVDEAVLVEALERCERVNAGDPITFFEITNAATFLLFAEHKADVVLLEVGLGGRFDATNVIDHPACTVVTPVSLDHSEYLGDTVTKIAGEKAGIFKRGAPAVIAPQEPEPTAVLEAAAERVGASKILVGLQDFNVHEDGGRLVYEDGDGLLDLPLPRLAGRHQHTNAGTAIAALRAAGYGGLPALAFERGMTEAEWPARLQRLARGPLAELAPAGAELWLDGGHNPDGGRVLAQAMADLEEKNPAPLVMIAGLLATKDARATLSHFKGLAQGLFAVSMQNQLAARSAEEVATLAREAGLKAEIAGSVEQALREIAARTWPAPPRILICGSLYLAGEVLAANGTPPV; encoded by the coding sequence ATGAGCACATCCGACCTCCTGCTGGCGCGCTTCCTCGCGCTGCACCCCAAACTGATCGACCTCTCGCTCGGGCGTATCCTGCGCCTGCTCGAACGGCTGGGCGATCCGCAGAAGAAGCTGCCGCCGGTGATCCATGTCGCCGGCACCAACGGCAAGGGCTCGACCATCGCCTTCATGCGGGCGATCCTCGAAGCGGCCGGCCTGTCTGTCCATGTCTACACCTCGCCGCATCTGGTGCGCTTCCATGAACGCATCCGGCTGGGGCGGCCCGGCGGCGGGCGCTTCGTCGACGAGGCCGTGCTGGTCGAGGCGCTGGAGCGCTGCGAGCGCGTGAACGCCGGCGATCCCATCACCTTCTTCGAAATCACCAACGCCGCCACCTTCCTGCTCTTCGCCGAGCACAAGGCCGATGTCGTGCTGCTCGAAGTCGGGCTCGGCGGACGCTTTGACGCAACGAACGTGATCGATCACCCCGCCTGCACGGTGGTAACGCCGGTCTCGCTCGATCATTCCGAATATCTCGGCGACACCGTCACCAAGATCGCCGGCGAGAAGGCTGGCATCTTCAAGCGTGGTGCGCCGGCGGTGATCGCGCCGCAGGAGCCGGAGCCGACCGCCGTGCTGGAAGCTGCGGCCGAGCGTGTCGGTGCCTCCAAGATCCTGGTCGGCCTGCAGGACTTCAACGTCCACGAAGATGGCGGCCGGCTGGTCTACGAGGACGGCGATGGGTTGCTCGATCTGCCGCTGCCGCGTCTCGCCGGGCGCCACCAGCACACAAACGCCGGCACCGCGATCGCAGCCCTGCGTGCCGCCGGCTATGGCGGCCTGCCGGCCCTGGCCTTCGAGCGCGGCATGACCGAGGCGGAGTGGCCGGCCCGCCTGCAAAGGCTGGCGCGCGGCCCGCTCGCCGAGCTCGCGCCTGCCGGCGCCGAGCTCTGGCTCGATGGCGGCCATAACCCCGATGGCGGCCGCGTGCTCGCCCAGGCAATGGCCGATCTCGAGGAGAAGAACCCGGCGCCGCTCGTGATGATCGCCGGCCTGCTCGCGACCAAGGATGCGCGCGCCACGCTCAGTCATTTCAAGGGGCTGGCGCAGGGCCTCTTCGCCGTCTCCATGCAGAACCAGCTCGCGGCGCGCTCCGCCGAAGAGGTCGCGACGCTGGCGCGCGAGGCGGGCCTGAAGGCCGAGATCGCAGGCTCGGTGGAACAGGCACTGCGCGAGATCGCGGCGCGGACCTGGCCGGCGCCGCCGCGCATCCTGATCTGCGGCTCGCTCTACCTCGCCGGCGAGGTGCTGGCGGCCAACGGTACGCCACCGGTGTGA
- the accD gene encoding acetyl-CoA carboxylase, carboxyltransferase subunit beta — translation MNWISEVVRPRIKTLFKRETPENLWIKCPDSGQMVFHKDVEANGFVIPGSDHHMRVTAQDRLRLTFDEGKWVDVPLPEAVADPLKFRDEKRYVDRLKDARTKTGAADAFKVGYGRVQGLPMTIAVQDFHFMGGSLGMAAGEAFIKGAETALEKKTPYVVFAASGGARMQEGILSLMQLPRTTVATRMLRKAGLPYFVVLTNPTTGGVTASYAMLGDVHIAEPGALIGFAGPRVIEQTIREKLPEGFQRSEYLKDHGMVDMVVHRHQIPATLARLGRLLTKQKLPAVNAPEPEPLPAATV, via the coding sequence ATGAACTGGATTTCCGAAGTCGTCCGTCCGCGCATCAAGACGCTGTTCAAGCGCGAGACCCCCGAGAATCTCTGGATCAAGTGCCCGGATTCCGGGCAGATGGTCTTCCACAAGGATGTCGAGGCCAACGGCTTCGTCATTCCCGGCTCCGACCACCACATGCGCGTCACCGCGCAGGATCGGCTGCGGCTGACCTTCGACGAGGGCAAATGGGTCGACGTGCCGCTGCCGGAGGCCGTGGCCGACCCGCTCAAGTTCCGCGACGAGAAGCGCTATGTCGACCGGCTCAAGGACGCCCGCACCAAGACCGGGGCCGCCGACGCCTTCAAGGTCGGCTATGGCCGGGTCCAGGGCCTGCCGATGACGATCGCGGTGCAGGATTTCCACTTCATGGGCGGCTCGCTCGGCATGGCCGCCGGCGAAGCCTTCATCAAGGGCGCCGAGACCGCGCTTGAGAAGAAGACCCCTTATGTCGTCTTCGCCGCTTCGGGCGGGGCGCGCATGCAGGAGGGCATCCTCTCGCTGATGCAATTGCCGCGCACCACCGTCGCGACCCGGATGCTGCGCAAGGCCGGCCTGCCCTATTTCGTCGTGCTGACCAACCCGACCACCGGCGGTGTCACCGCCTCCTACGCCATGCTGGGTGATGTCCACATCGCCGAGCCGGGCGCGCTGATCGGCTTCGCCGGGCCGCGCGTGATCGAGCAGACCATCCGCGAGAAGCTGCCCGAGGGCTTCCAGCGCTCGGAATATCTCAAGGATCACGGCATGGTCGACATGGTCGTGCATCGCCACCAGATTCCGGCGACGCTGGCGCGGCTCGGCCGACTGCTGACCAAGCAGAAGCTGCCAGCCGTCAATGCCCCGGAACCCGAGCCGCTGCCGGCCGCCACCGTCTGA
- the trpA gene encoding tryptophan synthase subunit alpha yields MTETGQARIEARFAACAAAGRAALVTYVTAGDPDFDTGSAILNALPAAGADIIELGVPFTDPMADGVPVQLAGQRALKAGQTLRKTLAMVAAFRKAGHDTPIVLMGYYNPIWAYGVDAFLKDARTAGIDGLIVVDLPPEEDAELCLPALAAGVSFIRLATPTTDDRRLPRVLQNTSGFVYYVSMTGVTGGAIANYDAVGAAVTRIKQHTRLPVAVGFGVKTPADAIAIARDADGVVVGSALVERVRLSLDADGKATEKTVSAVTSLVAELAAGVRSVAKAAA; encoded by the coding sequence ATGACTGAGACCGGACAAGCCCGCATCGAAGCCCGCTTTGCCGCCTGCGCTGCGGCTGGCCGCGCCGCGCTGGTGACCTATGTCACCGCCGGCGACCCTGATTTCGACACCGGCAGCGCCATCCTGAACGCCTTGCCGGCGGCCGGCGCCGACATCATCGAGCTCGGCGTGCCCTTCACCGACCCGATGGCCGACGGCGTACCCGTCCAGCTCGCCGGCCAACGCGCGCTCAAGGCCGGGCAGACCCTGCGCAAGACGCTCGCCATGGTCGCGGCCTTCCGCAAGGCCGGACACGACACGCCGATCGTGCTGATGGGCTATTACAACCCGATCTGGGCCTATGGCGTCGACGCGTTCTTGAAGGACGCCCGCACCGCCGGGATCGACGGGCTGATCGTCGTCGACCTGCCGCCCGAGGAAGACGCGGAGCTGTGCCTGCCGGCGCTCGCCGCGGGCGTGAGCTTCATCCGCCTGGCGACGCCGACCACCGACGACAGGCGCCTGCCGCGCGTGCTGCAGAACACCTCCGGCTTCGTCTACTACGTCTCGATGACCGGCGTGACCGGCGGCGCGATCGCCAATTATGACGCGGTCGGCGCGGCGGTTACCCGGATCAAGCAGCATACCAGGCTGCCGGTTGCGGTCGGCTTCGGCGTCAAGACGCCGGCGGATGCGATCGCGATCGCGAGGGATGCCGACGGCGTCGTCGTCGGCTCGGCCCTGGTCGAGCGCGTCCGGCTCTCGCTCGATGCCGACGGCAAGGCCACGGAAAAGACGGTTTCGGCTGTCACCTCGCTGGTTGCCGAGCTCGCGGCCGGTGTTCGTTCGGTCGCGAAAGCGGCTGCCTGA
- a CDS encoding DUF488 domain-containing protein: protein MSLRIVRLGSPRHPAEGTRIGTVRRVPRGVPKERYASEDWFDVWFPLLSPTPELMAQAKAAESEKDWTGFTRAFKAEMAEPAPRHALDLLATLSHGSDVSVGCYCEDEARCHRSVLRALLTERGTKFA from the coding sequence ATGAGCCTTCGCATCGTCCGCCTCGGTAGCCCACGCCATCCGGCAGAGGGCACACGCATCGGCACGGTCCGGCGCGTGCCGCGCGGCGTGCCGAAGGAGCGCTATGCCAGCGAGGACTGGTTCGACGTCTGGTTCCCGCTGCTGTCGCCGACGCCGGAGCTGATGGCGCAGGCCAAGGCCGCCGAGAGCGAGAAGGACTGGACCGGCTTCACCCGCGCCTTCAAGGCCGAGATGGCCGAGCCGGCGCCGCGCCACGCGCTCGACCTGCTCGCGACCCTGTCGCATGGCAGCGATGTCTCGGTCGGCTGCTATTGCGAGGACGAGGCGCGCTGCCACCGCTCGGTGCTGCGGGCGCTGCTGACTGAACGCGGTACCAAGTTCGCCTGA
- a CDS encoding SIMPL domain-containing protein, translating into MSKTKKALIIAALAALSTPVHAQTVGPLAPAEGIVIQTTGEVRVKPDLATVQAGVVSEGKTAAEALSKNTPALAKLIEAVKAAGVAQGDLSTSQIALTPRMTQPSASSSPQARAPKIDGYEARTGITVIVRDLAKAGPLIDALVAAGANDMTGISFGLADEDKAKDQARDKAAEAARARAEIYAKRLGVKVGELVSIVESEAEPPVRPMADVRSYRMAAGAAPVSVEPGEVTVSAALRTVWRIEK; encoded by the coding sequence ATGTCGAAGACCAAGAAGGCCCTCATCATTGCCGCGCTCGCGGCGCTCTCCACCCCCGTGCACGCCCAGACCGTGGGCCCGCTCGCACCGGCGGAGGGCATTGTGATCCAGACCACCGGCGAGGTCCGGGTGAAGCCCGATCTCGCCACCGTCCAGGCCGGCGTGGTCAGCGAGGGCAAGACTGCCGCCGAAGCGCTGTCGAAGAACACCCCAGCACTGGCCAAGCTGATCGAGGCGGTGAAAGCCGCCGGCGTCGCCCAGGGCGATCTCTCGACCTCGCAGATCGCCTTGACTCCGCGGATGACGCAGCCTTCGGCCTCGTCCTCGCCGCAGGCACGCGCGCCGAAGATCGACGGCTACGAGGCCCGCACCGGCATCACCGTGATCGTGCGCGACCTCGCCAAGGCCGGGCCGCTGATCGACGCGCTGGTCGCTGCCGGCGCCAACGACATGACCGGCATCAGCTTCGGCCTCGCCGACGAGGACAAGGCCAAGGACCAGGCCCGCGACAAGGCGGCGGAAGCGGCGCGCGCCCGGGCCGAGATTTATGCCAAGCGCCTCGGCGTCAAGGTCGGCGAGCTCGTCTCGATCGTCGAGTCGGAGGCAGAGCCGCCGGTGCGACCGATGGCCGATGTCAGGTCATATCGCATGGCGGCGGGCGCCGCGCCGGTCTCGGTCGAGCCGGGCGAGGTCACCGTCAGCGCCGCGCTGCGCACGGTCTGGCGGATCGAGAAGTAA
- the trpB gene encoding tryptophan synthase subunit beta, with product MNAPHAPNSFRNGPDENGRFGQFGGRFVAETLMPLILELEAAYTAAKADPAYHAETAYGLKHYVGRPSPLYFAERLTEHFGGAKLYLKREELNHTGSHKVNNVLGQILLARRMGKKRIIAETGAGQHGVATATLCARYGLECIVYMGAVDVARQAPNVFRMQMLGATVVPVESGTKTLKDAMNEALRDWVTNVASTFYCIGTVAGPHPYPAMVRDFQCVIGNETRVQMQELEGRLPDSLVACIGGGSNAMGLFHPFLDDKSVEIYGVEAAGHGIPSGLHAASLTGGRPGVLHGNRTYLLMNEDGQINDAHSISAGLDYPGIGPEHSWLHETGRATYLSATDEEALEAFQLISKLEGIIPALESAHALARVAELAPKKPKDHLMVVNLSGRGDKDIPQVAEILASR from the coding sequence ATGAACGCGCCGCACGCACCGAACAGCTTCCGCAACGGCCCGGACGAGAACGGTCGCTTCGGCCAGTTCGGCGGCCGCTTCGTCGCCGAGACGCTGATGCCGCTGATCCTCGAGCTGGAGGCCGCTTACACCGCTGCCAAGGCCGACCCCGCTTACCACGCCGAGACCGCCTACGGGCTGAAGCACTATGTCGGCCGGCCCTCGCCGCTCTATTTCGCCGAGCGCCTGACCGAGCATTTCGGCGGCGCCAAGCTCTACCTCAAGCGCGAGGAGCTGAACCACACCGGCTCGCACAAGGTGAACAATGTGCTCGGCCAGATCCTGCTGGCCCGGCGCATGGGCAAGAAAAGGATCATCGCCGAGACTGGCGCCGGCCAGCACGGCGTTGCGACCGCGACGCTCTGCGCCCGCTACGGCCTCGAATGCATCGTCTACATGGGCGCGGTCGACGTTGCCCGGCAGGCGCCGAACGTCTTCCGCATGCAGATGCTCGGCGCGACCGTGGTGCCGGTCGAGTCCGGCACCAAGACGCTGAAGGACGCGATGAACGAGGCGCTGCGCGACTGGGTGACCAATGTCGCGTCGACCTTCTACTGCATCGGCACGGTCGCCGGCCCGCATCCCTATCCGGCGATGGTGCGCGATTTCCAATGCGTCATCGGCAACGAGACCCGCGTGCAGATGCAGGAGCTCGAAGGCCGCCTGCCGGATTCGCTGGTCGCCTGCATCGGCGGCGGCTCCAATGCGATGGGGCTGTTCCACCCCTTCCTCGACGACAAGAGCGTCGAGATCTACGGCGTCGAAGCCGCCGGCCACGGCATCCCGTCCGGCCTGCACGCAGCCTCGCTGACCGGCGGGCGCCCCGGTGTGCTGCACGGCAACCGCACCTATCTGCTGATGAACGAGGACGGGCAGATCAACGACGCCCATTCGATCTCGGCCGGGCTCGACTATCCCGGCATCGGCCCGGAGCATTCCTGGCTGCACGAGACCGGCCGCGCCACCTATCTCTCGGCGACGGACGAGGAAGCGCTCGAAGCCTTCCAGCTGATCTCCAAGCTCGAAGGCATCATCCCGGCGCTCGAATCGGCGCATGCGCTCGCCCGCGTTGCCGAACTCGCCCCGAAGAAGCCGAAGGACCATCTGATGGTCGTCAACCTCTCCGGCCGCGGCGACAAGGACATCCCGCAGGTCGCGGAGATTCTGGCGTCGCGGTGA
- a CDS encoding phosphoribosylanthranilate isomerase has product MTRDDAFPLKNCPIKICGLSTSETLEAALAAGAEMIGLNFHPKSPRYVTPEHAAELAAQARGRTTVVALVVDYEPQQAVELARIVRPDWMQLHGKETPEQVAAIKATTGLPVMKALGVATAADLDQIALYHGVADRILLDAKPPKDAAYPGGHGRPFDWSLLAGLDPAFRFMLSGGLDPANVAEAIRIARPAGVDVSSGVESAPGIKDVGKIAEFVRAARSAAEELKKAGQA; this is encoded by the coding sequence ATGACACGCGACGACGCCTTCCCGCTCAAGAACTGCCCCATCAAGATCTGCGGCCTCTCGACCTCGGAGACGCTGGAGGCGGCGCTCGCCGCCGGCGCCGAGATGATCGGCCTCAACTTCCATCCGAAGAGCCCGCGCTATGTGACGCCGGAGCATGCGGCCGAGCTCGCCGCCCAGGCGCGTGGCAGGACGACAGTCGTCGCACTGGTCGTCGACTACGAACCGCAACAGGCGGTCGAACTTGCGCGGATCGTCCGGCCGGACTGGATGCAGTTGCATGGCAAGGAGACGCCGGAGCAGGTCGCCGCGATCAAGGCCACAACAGGCCTGCCAGTGATGAAAGCACTCGGCGTGGCGACCGCGGCCGATCTCGACCAGATCGCGCTGTACCACGGCGTCGCCGACCGCATCCTGCTCGACGCCAAGCCGCCCAAGGACGCCGCCTATCCGGGCGGGCACGGAAGGCCCTTCGACTGGAGCCTGCTCGCCGGCCTCGACCCGGCTTTCCGCTTCATGCTATCGGGCGGGCTCGATCCGGCGAATGTCGCGGAGGCCATCCGCATCGCGAGGCCGGCCGGCGTCGACGTCTCCTCCGGGGTCGAAAGCGCGCCGGGCATCAAGGATGTCGGCAAGATCGCGGAATTCGTCAGAGCCGCTCGCTCGGCGGCCGAAGAATTGAAGAAGGCAGGCCAGGCATGA